One window of Streptomyces sp. NBC_00273 genomic DNA carries:
- a CDS encoding CaiB/BaiF CoA transferase family protein: MATEPLPLDGITVVAVEQAVSAPFATRQLADLGARVIKVERPDGGDFARAYDTAAHGLASHFVWANRGKESIALDLKDPRGREVLHGLLAGADVFVQNLAQGAAARLGLDSAALCARYPRLVAVDVSGYGPEGPYAHKRAYDMLVQCEAGLVSVTGTPERPVKAGIPAADIAAAMYAFSGVLAALLRRGVTGRGGRVEVSMLDALAEWMGHPLHHTMHGGEQPVRTGLAHAVIAPYDAYATADGDRVLLSVQNDREWRRLAEQVLERPELAEDPAYATNAARTANREKTDAVVAEALGRLGADRAIGRLEAAGIACARLNSVAQLAGHPQLAARDRWREVDSPVGPLRALLPPIGLPGGAAPHMGAVPALGEHTESLLRVLGMADAQISELRRDGVIG, encoded by the coding sequence ATGGCTACCGAACCGCTCCCCCTGGACGGCATCACCGTCGTCGCCGTCGAACAGGCCGTCTCGGCCCCCTTCGCCACCCGTCAACTCGCCGACCTGGGCGCCAGGGTGATCAAGGTCGAACGCCCCGACGGCGGCGACTTCGCCCGTGCCTACGACACGGCCGCGCACGGCCTCGCCTCGCACTTCGTGTGGGCCAACCGGGGCAAGGAATCGATCGCGCTCGACCTGAAGGACCCGCGCGGCCGGGAGGTCCTGCACGGACTGCTGGCCGGGGCCGACGTCTTCGTGCAGAACCTCGCGCAGGGAGCCGCGGCCCGCCTCGGGCTCGACTCAGCCGCGCTGTGCGCGCGTTACCCCCGGTTGGTCGCCGTGGACGTCTCCGGATACGGCCCCGAGGGCCCGTACGCCCACAAGCGCGCCTACGACATGCTCGTCCAGTGCGAGGCCGGCCTGGTGTCGGTGACCGGCACCCCGGAGCGGCCCGTCAAGGCGGGCATTCCGGCGGCGGACATCGCGGCGGCCATGTACGCCTTCTCGGGGGTCCTGGCCGCCCTGCTGCGCCGCGGGGTCACCGGGCGCGGGGGCAGGGTGGAGGTGTCCATGCTGGACGCGCTCGCCGAGTGGATGGGCCACCCCCTGCACCACACGATGCACGGCGGGGAGCAGCCCGTGCGCACCGGCCTCGCGCACGCGGTGATCGCGCCCTACGACGCCTACGCGACGGCCGACGGGGACCGGGTGCTGCTGTCGGTGCAGAACGACCGCGAGTGGCGGCGGCTGGCCGAACAGGTTCTGGAACGGCCCGAGTTGGCAGAGGATCCGGCGTACGCGACGAACGCGGCGCGCACCGCGAACCGGGAGAAGACCGATGCGGTGGTGGCGGAGGCGCTGGGCCGGCTCGGCGCGGACCGGGCGATCGGGCGGCTGGAGGCGGCCGGCATCGCGTGCGCGCGACTGAACTCGGTGGCCCAACTGGCCGGGCATCCGCAACTCGCGGCCCGGGACCGCTGGCGGGAGGTGGATTCACCGGTCGGTCCGCTGCGGGCCTTGCTGCCGCCGATCGGACTGCCGGGCGGCGCGGCACCGCACATGGGTGCGGTGCCCGCGCTGGGCGAGCACACCGAGTCCCTGCTGCGCGTCCTGGGGATGGCGGACGCACAGATCTCGGAACTGCGCCGGGACGGTGTGATCGGGTAG
- a CDS encoding SGNH/GDSL hydrolase family protein — protein MSLSRFAALTSSLLLAAGATLFGAGQAAATARADFGYVALGDSYSSGVGAGNYDGASGNCKRTTRAYPALWAAAHSPQTFSFTACSGARTGDVLASQLAPLNSGTDLVSITIGGNDAGFSDVMTTCVLQSESTCISRVNQAKAYVDSTLPGQLDQVYDAIDSRSPGAHVVVLGYPRFYKLNGTCTTGLTEGERAAINGAADYLNAAIAKRAANHGFTFASVAGAFTGHEICSGNAWLHSVNWLNIGESYHPTAAGQSGGYLPVLTNAA, from the coding sequence ATGAGTCTGTCGCGCTTCGCTGCCCTGACCTCCTCCCTCTTACTCGCCGCGGGCGCCACCCTGTTCGGCGCGGGCCAGGCGGCCGCCACCGCCCGGGCCGACTTCGGCTACGTCGCCCTCGGCGACTCGTACTCCTCCGGCGTCGGCGCCGGCAACTACGACGGCGCGAGCGGCAACTGCAAGCGCACCACCCGCGCCTACCCGGCCCTGTGGGCCGCCGCCCATTCCCCCCAGACCTTCTCCTTCACCGCCTGCTCGGGCGCTCGTACGGGTGATGTCCTCGCGAGCCAGCTCGCCCCGCTCAACTCCGGCACCGATCTGGTCAGCATCACCATCGGTGGGAACGACGCCGGGTTCTCCGACGTCATGACGACCTGCGTCCTCCAGTCCGAATCCACCTGCATCAGCCGCGTGAACCAGGCCAAGGCCTACGTGGACTCCACCCTCCCCGGCCAGCTCGACCAGGTCTACGACGCCATCGACAGCCGCTCGCCCGGAGCGCACGTCGTCGTCCTCGGCTACCCCCGCTTCTACAAGCTGAACGGCACCTGCACCACCGGCCTGACCGAGGGCGAGCGGGCCGCCATCAACGGCGCCGCCGACTACCTCAACGCCGCCATCGCCAAACGCGCCGCCAACCACGGCTTCACCTTCGCCTCGGTCGCAGGCGCCTTCACGGGTCACGAGATCTGCTCCGGCAACGCGTGGCTGCACAGCGTCAACTGGCTGAACATCGGCGAGTCGTACCACCCGACCGCGGCCGGACAGTCCGGCGGCTACCTGCCGGTCCTCACGAACGCCGCCTGA
- a CDS encoding serine/threonine-protein kinase, with the protein MSDQSNSDRVISGRYRLLEPIGRGGMGVVWRARDEVLAREVAVKEVRAPAGLEPTELERLYRRLEREAWAAARVSHRGVVTVYDVASEGGRPWIVMELVRGLSLADVLEAEGPMTPQRAAHIGEQVLAALRSAHDSGVLHRDVKPGNVLIANDGRVVLGDFGIATLEGSSAITMTGEVVGSPEFLAPERALGRDPGPASDLWALGITLYAAVEGVSPFRQATALDTLRAVVDAELPPPRRAGALEPVLEGLLRKDPAERLPAAEAARMLRVVGAGGTVRAPGGPVSGPDAPTTTAAHHGQGAGEPHGDPYGTPHGSQHGSPHAAPYGTPPPLPASGPGAREGRAGLVLTVGIVVMLLALVAVGWMLLKDRADTGGTGGGSGGAPTGSATTAQSVTKTPSTAPSPSASVSTGATPGQRVSVYVDTVRSSYTGSCPPPAGHAPAFTATVEVERTPVVLEYRWATRSGRTSGPDWRSLTYEEGGPKSRRLEHTELTHDPDGVFADAVRLEVRGAAEVTTQWVATSVTCRKEETPTSGAPSPGPSPSPASPPASTPAAPATPATPETGEPGRADQAAFVRTGR; encoded by the coding sequence GTGAGTGACCAATCGAACTCCGATCGTGTCATCTCGGGCCGCTATCGGCTGCTCGAACCGATCGGCCGGGGCGGGATGGGCGTCGTGTGGCGGGCCCGGGACGAGGTGCTCGCCCGCGAGGTCGCCGTCAAGGAGGTACGGGCGCCGGCCGGGCTGGAACCCACCGAACTGGAGCGGCTGTACCGGCGGCTGGAGCGGGAGGCCTGGGCCGCGGCCCGGGTCTCGCACCGCGGGGTCGTCACCGTCTACGACGTGGCGTCCGAGGGCGGGCGCCCCTGGATCGTGATGGAGCTGGTGCGCGGGCTCTCGCTGGCGGACGTACTGGAGGCCGAGGGGCCGATGACCCCTCAGCGGGCCGCGCACATCGGGGAACAGGTGCTCGCCGCGCTGCGCTCCGCGCACGACTCGGGGGTGCTGCACCGGGACGTGAAGCCCGGCAACGTCCTGATCGCCAACGACGGCCGGGTGGTGCTGGGCGACTTCGGGATCGCGACCCTGGAGGGCTCCTCGGCGATCACCATGACGGGCGAGGTGGTCGGCTCGCCCGAATTCCTGGCGCCGGAACGGGCGTTGGGGCGCGATCCGGGACCCGCGTCGGACCTGTGGGCGCTCGGGATCACGCTCTACGCCGCCGTCGAGGGGGTCTCGCCCTTCCGGCAGGCCACCGCGCTGGACACGCTGCGGGCCGTGGTGGACGCGGAGTTGCCGCCGCCGCGCCGGGCCGGGGCGCTGGAGCCCGTACTGGAGGGGCTGCTCCGCAAGGACCCGGCCGAGCGACTGCCCGCGGCGGAGGCGGCCCGGATGCTGCGCGTGGTGGGCGCGGGCGGGACCGTACGGGCCCCCGGCGGACCGGTGTCGGGGCCGGACGCGCCGACGACCACGGCGGCGCACCACGGGCAGGGGGCGGGCGAACCGCACGGTGATCCGTACGGGACACCGCACGGATCACAGCACGGATCACCGCACGCGGCTCCGTACGGGACGCCGCCGCCCCTACCCGCGTCCGGGCCGGGAGCGCGGGAGGGCCGCGCCGGGCTGGTGCTGACGGTCGGGATCGTGGTGATGCTGCTGGCCCTGGTCGCGGTGGGCTGGATGCTGCTCAAGGACCGTGCGGACACGGGCGGGACGGGCGGCGGGAGCGGCGGCGCACCGACCGGCTCGGCGACCACCGCCCAGAGCGTCACGAAGACCCCTTCGACGGCTCCGTCGCCCTCGGCGTCGGTGTCGACCGGGGCCACGCCGGGGCAACGCGTCTCGGTGTACGTGGACACGGTGCGCTCCTCCTACACGGGCAGCTGCCCGCCGCCCGCCGGACACGCGCCCGCCTTCACGGCCACGGTCGAGGTGGAGCGCACCCCGGTCGTACTGGAGTACCGCTGGGCCACGCGGAGCGGGCGGACGTCCGGCCCCGACTGGCGCTCCCTCACGTACGAGGAGGGCGGGCCGAAGAGCCGGCGGCTGGAGCACACGGAACTCACCCACGATCCGGACGGGGTCTTCGCGGACGCGGTCCGGTTGGAGGTGCGGGGAGCGGCCGAGGTGACCACCCAGTGGGTGGCCACCTCGGTGACGTGCCGGAAGGAGGAGACCCCGACGAGCGGGGCCCCCTCCCCCGGACCGAGTCCGTCACCGGCCTCGCCGCCGGCGAGCACTCCGGCGGCTCCGGCGACTCCGGCGACTCCCGAGACCGGCGAACCGGGCCGGGCCGATCAGGCGGCGTTCGTGAGGACCGGCAGGTAG